The following are encoded in a window of Solibacillus sp. FSL R7-0668 genomic DNA:
- the hisJ gene encoding histidinol-phosphatase HisJ: MRKRDGHIHTPFCPHGSEDSLEKYITKAIDEGFTEITFTEHAPLPISFVDPTPDKDSGMKPELLEAYFEQLHLLKEHYKKQIIINIGLEIDYIVGFEQQTRNFLTEIGPMLDDAILSVHFLQHAGNYTCIDFSENVYLQFAEQVGGIEAMYNLYYETVKQSIVADLGPYKPRRIGHPTLIHKFQLAHNQSINDRAQIEAVLQLMKTHGYELDFNSAGLSKMYCQEPYPNYEYAAFAKQIGIPIVFGSDAHTAKDLHQHYDALQQKLSF; encoded by the coding sequence ATGAGAAAGAGAGATGGCCATATACATACACCTTTTTGCCCACATGGTTCAGAGGATTCTTTAGAAAAATACATTACTAAAGCAATAGATGAAGGATTCACTGAAATTACGTTCACCGAGCACGCACCACTACCAATTTCGTTTGTCGACCCTACACCTGACAAAGATAGTGGCATGAAGCCTGAATTGCTCGAAGCTTATTTTGAACAATTACACTTATTAAAAGAACATTATAAAAAGCAAATTATTATTAATATCGGATTGGAAATCGATTATATTGTCGGATTTGAGCAGCAAACCCGAAATTTTTTGACTGAAATAGGTCCAATGCTGGATGATGCCATTCTTTCGGTACATTTCTTACAGCATGCGGGGAACTATACATGCATCGATTTTTCTGAGAATGTGTATTTACAATTCGCGGAACAAGTTGGTGGCATTGAAGCAATGTATAATCTTTATTATGAAACCGTGAAGCAATCAATCGTAGCAGATTTAGGACCTTACAAACCAAGACGTATCGGGCATCCTACACTAATTCATAAATTCCAGCTTGCCCATAACCAATCCATTAACGATCGTGCACAAATTGAAGCAGTATTACAGCTCATGAAAACGCACGGCTATGAACTTGATTTCAATAGTGCGGGATTAAGTAAAATGTATTGTCAGGAGCCCTATCCAAATTATGAATATGCGGCTTTTGCTAAGCAAATTGGTATCCCAATTGTTTTTGGGTCCGATGCGCACACAGCTAAAGATTTACATCAGCATTATGATGCTTTACAACAAAAACTATCTTTTTAA
- a CDS encoding GAF domain-containing protein, producing the protein MFAKTTYSGTLAEQYELLSKQLEALCQGESDAIANYSNASALLNQFLTDINWVGFYFMKAGELVLGPFQGLPACVRIPVGRGVCGTTVANKETIVVDDVHAFPGHIACDAASKSEIVIPLIQNDEVIGVLDIDSPIEARFRPDDRAGLENFVSVLLKHI; encoded by the coding sequence ATGTTTGCAAAAACAACTTACAGTGGCACCCTTGCCGAGCAATATGAGTTACTATCAAAACAATTAGAAGCACTTTGTCAGGGGGAATCTGATGCCATCGCCAATTATAGTAATGCATCTGCTTTACTCAACCAGTTTTTAACAGACATTAACTGGGTCGGCTTTTACTTTATGAAAGCTGGGGAACTTGTACTTGGTCCGTTCCAGGGCTTACCTGCATGTGTACGTATTCCAGTTGGGCGTGGTGTTTGCGGAACAACCGTTGCCAACAAGGAAACCATTGTCGTTGATGATGTACACGCGTTTCCCGGTCATATCGCTTGTGACGCTGCGTCCAAATCTGAAATCGTGATTCCCCTTATCCAAAACGATGAGGTGATTGGTGTATTAGATATCGATAGTCCTATTGAAGCTCGCTTTCGTCCAGACGATCGAGCAGGCTTAGAAAATTTTGTGTCTGTTTTGCTAAAGCATATTTAA
- a CDS encoding sensor domain-containing diguanylate cyclase, with the protein MTDYQLLVDQFKSEMLSLCIDSKDKLTIFNDYFSLLAYGLNKYFAMQDSFLFQVNENSLKPNHTDYPFLNELSLKDVQPLLTNHHIIEIPRIVQKQTYFQHHTHILPLMEEDSILGLVIFKVEAAEKPAQFPLQLVQEITKVYQFLLHNYNLRANENKYRKLYSITDLFHSTMDIDAILENVLVTIKENFANFEVELILSNDQDRQTRVHIKPFDYLSERPSTIEAFVSGKMKVDNALELNRCLLNAPMKGRQAIYGILQVKAPLKYTFSTTEKEFIRMLAHASGNALENAKLYHQSHRLVSDLQLINETSHRMNMKLSINEMLLFLQKQLQKSVQPHEVGFFFKEGDQFNSTEACTNFFRQEASHIYIEHIEQHFEVTQDSLFIADFSRLIDEEIPFKSIMVIPMIVEEKIIGFSIVLHEEPYFFSFDSFKLMQSLIHHSSLAISNSILRDRLQDMVDRDHLTKLYARRFSDNYVEQSIQKDDSGMFLLIDIDNFKKINDSFGHQIGDEVLIQISSQLEHQIGTRGICSRWGGEELAVYIPNILEHEALKIAQSIVEAVPKKTNPSVTISAGLITWNRHARPDFQDIFLQADTALYSAKRNGKNRYCLFEETMQIQC; encoded by the coding sequence ATGACAGATTATCAACTATTGGTTGATCAATTTAAATCCGAAATGTTAAGTCTCTGTATCGATTCCAAAGATAAACTAACTATCTTTAATGATTATTTTAGTTTGTTGGCTTATGGATTAAATAAATATTTTGCGATGCAAGACAGCTTTTTATTTCAGGTGAATGAGAATTCATTGAAACCAAATCATACAGATTATCCGTTTTTAAATGAACTTTCATTAAAGGATGTCCAACCATTATTAACAAATCACCACATTATTGAAATACCGAGGATAGTGCAAAAACAAACTTATTTCCAACATCATACACATATATTGCCGTTAATGGAGGAAGACTCTATTTTAGGCTTGGTTATTTTTAAAGTTGAAGCCGCTGAAAAACCAGCACAATTTCCATTGCAACTTGTACAAGAAATAACAAAAGTATATCAATTTTTACTCCATAATTATAATTTACGAGCAAACGAAAATAAATACCGTAAATTATATAGTATCACGGACTTATTCCATTCAACAATGGATATTGATGCTATTTTAGAAAATGTACTGGTGACGATTAAAGAAAACTTCGCAAATTTTGAAGTAGAGTTGATTTTATCGAATGACCAAGATCGTCAAACACGCGTTCATATTAAGCCGTTTGATTATTTATCAGAGCGTCCGTCAACGATTGAAGCCTTTGTGTCTGGAAAAATGAAAGTGGATAATGCACTTGAATTAAATCGTTGCTTACTGAATGCACCTATGAAAGGTCGACAAGCAATATACGGTATTTTACAGGTAAAAGCCCCATTAAAATATACTTTTTCTACAACAGAAAAAGAGTTTATTCGTATGTTAGCACATGCTTCAGGTAATGCACTCGAAAATGCAAAATTATATCATCAATCTCATCGTTTAGTAAGTGACTTACAGCTTATAAATGAAACATCGCATCGAATGAATATGAAGCTATCGATTAATGAAATGCTACTTTTTTTACAAAAGCAGCTACAAAAGTCGGTTCAACCACATGAGGTTGGTTTCTTTTTCAAGGAGGGGGACCAATTTAATTCAACGGAAGCATGCACAAATTTCTTCCGACAAGAAGCGAGTCACATTTATATTGAGCATATCGAACAGCATTTTGAAGTGACGCAAGATTCTTTGTTTATTGCGGATTTTAGTCGACTGATCGATGAGGAAATTCCGTTTAAATCCATTATGGTAATTCCTATGATTGTTGAAGAAAAAATTATTGGCTTTAGTATCGTTTTACATGAGGAGCCTTATTTCTTCTCGTTTGACAGCTTTAAATTAATGCAATCATTAATCCATCATTCATCACTTGCAATTTCGAACTCGATTTTACGCGACCGTTTGCAAGATATGGTTGACCGTGATCATTTAACAAAGCTGTATGCGCGCCGATTTTCGGATAATTATGTGGAGCAGTCGATTCAAAAAGATGATTCGGGGATGTTTTTACTAATTGATATTGATAATTTTAAAAAGATAAACGACTCTTTTGGCCACCAAATTGGTGATGAAGTGCTCATTCAAATAAGCTCGCAACTCGAACATCAAATTGGTACACGCGGTATTTGTTCACGATGGGGTGGGGAAGAGCTCGCTGTCTATATTCCAAATATTTTAGAGCACGAAGCATTAAAAATTGCCCAGTCCATTGTAGAGGCTGTCCCAAAGAAGACGAATCCATCGGTTACGATCTCTGCAGGGCTTATTACTTGGAATCGTCATGCGCGTCCAGATTTTCAAGATATCTTTTTACAAGCAGATACAGCATTGTATAGCGCAAAACGCAATGGTAAAAATCGTTATTGTTTATTTGAAGAAACAATGCAAATACAGTGCTAA
- the rpsD gene encoding 30S ribosomal protein S4, whose amino-acid sequence MSRYTGPSWKLSRRLGISLSGTGKEIAKRPYAPGQHGPNSRGKKSEYGLQLTEKQKLRHMYGMTERQFKNTYLRAGKLQGVHGENFMILLETRLDNLVYRLGLARTRRAARQLVNHGHILVDGKRVDIPSFSVKPGQTISLREKSANLSVVAESIEVNSFVPEYLSFDADTKVGTFVRLPERSELSGEINEQFIVEFYSR is encoded by the coding sequence ATGTCTCGTTATACAGGTCCATCTTGGAAACTTTCTCGTCGTCTTGGTATTTCATTAAGCGGCACAGGTAAAGAAATCGCTAAACGCCCTTACGCACCAGGTCAACACGGTCCAAACTCTCGCGGTAAAAAATCAGAGTACGGTCTACAATTAACTGAAAAGCAAAAATTACGCCACATGTACGGTATGACTGAACGTCAATTCAAAAACACTTACTTACGTGCTGGTAAATTACAAGGTGTACACGGCGAAAACTTCATGATTTTACTTGAAACTCGTCTTGACAACTTAGTATACCGTTTAGGTTTAGCTCGCACACGTCGTGCAGCTCGTCAATTAGTTAACCACGGCCACATTTTAGTTGATGGTAAACGCGTTGATATCCCATCATTCTCAGTAAAACCAGGTCAAACGATCTCTTTACGTGAGAAATCAGCTAACTTATCAGTAGTTGCTGAATCAATCGAAGTAAACAGCTTCGTACCAGAATATTTATCATTTGATGCTGACACTAAAGTTGGTACATTTGTACGTTTACCAGAGCGCTCTGAATTATCTGGTGAAATCAACGAGCAATTTATCGTAGAGTTCTACTCTCGTTAA
- a CDS encoding M15 family metallopeptidase, which produces MSVTTTSRDLSELTTAAQLACRLLFQECYKAEIRDIFITETYRSLERQKYLYAQGRTRPGPIVTWTLNSNHSGRLAWDIAVSPPKSLYDAATLAKVGAIAQKIGITWGGQASWVAAGKADYSHFEIKSNWSIPKGYKLEGQVIVPSNSKLKVQLIVQDHTKEAEMVEKELYVKDAPPAAWAKEAVEWAKANGVSDGTFLKRPATREELITMLYNLQNKK; this is translated from the coding sequence ATGAGCGTAACTACTACAAGTCGTGATTTATCAGAGCTTACTACAGCAGCTCAATTGGCCTGTCGATTGCTTTTTCAAGAATGTTATAAAGCCGAAATTAGGGATATATTCATCACTGAAACATATCGAAGTTTGGAGCGACAAAAGTATTTATATGCACAGGGACGCACGCGACCAGGTCCGATCGTTACTTGGACATTAAACAGTAACCATAGCGGGCGTTTAGCATGGGATATTGCAGTTAGTCCCCCGAAGTCCTTATACGATGCAGCGACATTAGCTAAGGTTGGTGCAATTGCACAAAAAATAGGCATTACATGGGGTGGACAAGCATCATGGGTTGCTGCAGGTAAGGCCGATTACTCCCATTTTGAAATTAAAAGTAATTGGAGTATACCCAAAGGATATAAGCTAGAGGGGCAAGTTATTGTACCATCTAACAGTAAGCTGAAGGTACAGTTAATTGTACAGGATCATACAAAGGAGGCGGAAATGGTGGAAAAAGAACTATACGTAAAAGATGCACCACCAGCAGCGTGGGCAAAAGAAGCGGTTGAATGGGCAAAAGCAAACGGAGTATCGGATGGTACGTTTTTAAAACGACCAGCGACTAGGGAAGAGCTCATTACTATGCTTTATAATTTACAAAATAAAAAATAA
- the dctA gene encoding C4-dicarboxylate transporter DctA, with translation MKYLKNLTVQVITAIILGIIVGAIWPEFGASLKILADLFIKLIKMLIAPIIFLTVVIGIGSMGDMKKVGKIGGKALIYFEIVSTIALAIGICVALFINAGSGIDTTHAGDADISKYTTAAEENSDAGLGGFIYNIIPDNFVGALANGDLLPTLLCAVLFGIASASLGEKTKPVITFLEQVSEIFFKIVSIVMKVSPIGAFGAMAYTIGNFGLGSLKSLGLLMIAVYITMFLFVIVVLGLIARFFGFNIFKYIAYIKEEIFLVIGTSSSESALPSMMRKLENLGCSKQVVGLVVPTGYSFNLDGTSIYLSMATLFIAQAYGVHLTWIELITLLGILMITSKGAAGVTGSGFITLAATLAAFPMVPVEGIALLIGVDRFMSEARAVTNLIGNGVACVVISKNEKEFTSNTTSQSIAIKS, from the coding sequence ATGAAGTACCTAAAAAATTTGACGGTACAAGTTATCACAGCCATTATTCTCGGGATTATTGTTGGAGCCATTTGGCCGGAGTTTGGCGCGAGTTTAAAAATTTTAGCGGATTTATTTATTAAATTAATTAAGATGCTCATTGCACCGATTATATTTTTAACAGTTGTTATTGGGATTGGTAGTATGGGCGACATGAAAAAAGTCGGGAAAATTGGGGGAAAAGCGCTCATTTACTTCGAAATCGTTTCAACAATTGCTTTAGCAATTGGTATTTGCGTTGCATTGTTCATTAATGCAGGTTCTGGTATTGACACAACACATGCTGGGGATGCCGATATTTCAAAATATACTACGGCTGCTGAGGAAAACAGTGATGCGGGGTTAGGCGGATTCATTTACAATATCATTCCGGATAATTTTGTAGGTGCACTGGCGAATGGGGATTTATTGCCTACATTATTATGTGCCGTATTATTCGGGATTGCGTCTGCTTCACTTGGAGAAAAAACAAAGCCGGTCATTACCTTTTTAGAACAGGTATCGGAAATTTTCTTCAAAATCGTTAGCATCGTTATGAAAGTGTCACCAATCGGGGCATTCGGGGCGATGGCTTATACAATCGGTAATTTTGGTTTAGGCTCATTAAAATCACTTGGATTATTAATGATCGCGGTTTATATTACAATGTTCTTGTTCGTCATTGTTGTATTAGGATTAATCGCACGTTTCTTTGGCTTTAACATTTTCAAGTATATTGCCTATATTAAAGAGGAAATTTTCTTAGTAATTGGGACTTCCTCTTCAGAATCGGCACTCCCTTCCATGATGCGCAAGCTTGAAAATTTAGGCTGTTCCAAACAAGTTGTTGGATTAGTTGTGCCAACCGGCTATTCCTTTAATTTAGATGGGACGTCCATTTACTTATCAATGGCTACGCTGTTTATTGCACAGGCGTATGGTGTACATCTGACTTGGATTGAACTCATTACATTGCTTGGAATCTTAATGATCACCTCTAAAGGAGCTGCTGGTGTAACAGGTTCAGGCTTTATTACACTTGCTGCTACACTCGCTGCTTTCCCAATGGTACCTGTTGAAGGGATTGCCCTACTGATTGGTGTAGACCGCTTCATGTCAGAAGCACGCGCCGTGACCAACTTAATCGGTAATGGGGTAGCCTGTGTCGTTATTTCCAAAAATGAAAAAGAATTTACATCAAACACCACTTCACAATCAATTGCCATTAAATCATAA
- a CDS encoding Yip1 family protein yields MSNLPDTFVDDRHAILSIAIKPRDTIRYVLTTKNLPYFIFVGVVGMFGSNLISFFGQKFTGEYTVGEIVYSTFMSSFLLYFVSTLLSAGVLMLAAKIFGGVGKFKEMFRMISMTMIPYIWILPMVLFWMQFAPQSFFNIPYMQPGMSDYILQFICGTLIIIASVWTFVITIVGISEVHKISKWKAFFASLFVVIILIILTWVALL; encoded by the coding sequence TTGAGTAATCTACCAGATACATTTGTCGATGATCGGCACGCGATTTTAAGCATTGCGATAAAGCCCCGTGATACGATACGCTACGTATTAACGACAAAAAATTTGCCATACTTCATCTTTGTTGGTGTTGTTGGTATGTTTGGGAGTAATTTAATTAGCTTTTTTGGCCAAAAGTTTACAGGGGAATATACAGTTGGCGAAATTGTATACTCTACATTCATGTCTAGCTTTCTACTGTATTTCGTATCGACGCTATTATCGGCAGGGGTATTGATGCTAGCCGCAAAAATTTTTGGTGGTGTAGGAAAGTTTAAAGAAATGTTCCGCATGATTAGTATGACAATGATACCGTATATTTGGATTTTGCCAATGGTCTTATTTTGGATGCAGTTCGCCCCGCAGTCGTTTTTTAATATCCCCTATATGCAGCCAGGGATGAGCGACTATATTTTACAATTTATTTGTGGAACGCTAATTATCATTGCGAGTGTTTGGACGTTTGTAATTACAATTGTCGGGATATCAGAGGTACATAAAATTTCGAAGTGGAAAGCATTTTTCGCCTCATTATTTGTCGTAATCATCTTAATTATTTTGACGTGGGTTGCATTATTGTAA
- a CDS encoding PstS family phosphate ABC transporter substrate-binding protein: protein MDLGQIIFRIMGLVLIGVALTIGTIMLLLIVSLNGGFYYVSFIIVAAIVLFSIIMLMMFQFFTTKKRKQVVGVLAVITLLIAFITPFKELYKNQIPTVDAEVDVYQYMPFTEKNHVVKMEHEASVQLQEPLPIIDGATAFYPLYAAFAEAIYPKKDYQPYESEVMVNKTPTAYRNLIEGNVDLIFALAPSEQQINSAKANGVELQLTPIGKEAFVFFVNAKNKIDGLTLDQIKAIYAGEITNWSQVGGKDEAIRAFQRPQDSGSQTALQNLMGDKPIMEAPTENIAQGMGGIIEEVSKYRNYNNAIGYTFRYYSNEMVKNDEIKLLEVDGIAPTVDMIRSEAYPITNEFYIVTTQNSNPQVQKIIDWVTSSEGQQLLEQAGYVPINATKGP from the coding sequence ATGGATCTAGGACAAATCATTTTTCGTATTATGGGGCTCGTCCTTATTGGTGTCGCGCTAACAATTGGTACAATCATGCTGTTGCTAATCGTTTCATTAAATGGTGGGTTTTATTATGTATCCTTTATCATTGTTGCGGCGATTGTTTTGTTTAGCATAATCATGTTGATGATGTTTCAATTTTTTACGACGAAAAAGAGAAAGCAAGTGGTTGGGGTACTTGCTGTCATTACATTATTAATCGCGTTTATTACCCCATTTAAGGAGCTTTATAAAAATCAAATTCCGACTGTTGATGCAGAGGTCGATGTTTATCAATATATGCCATTTACGGAGAAGAATCATGTAGTAAAAATGGAACATGAGGCGAGCGTACAGCTACAGGAACCATTGCCAATTATTGATGGGGCAACAGCTTTTTATCCGTTATATGCGGCATTTGCAGAGGCCATTTATCCAAAGAAAGACTATCAGCCATATGAGAGTGAGGTAATGGTCAATAAAACACCGACTGCTTATCGTAATTTAATCGAAGGAAATGTAGATTTAATTTTCGCTTTGGCCCCGTCTGAGCAACAGATTAATTCGGCAAAAGCAAATGGGGTGGAGTTGCAATTAACGCCGATTGGCAAAGAGGCCTTTGTCTTCTTTGTTAATGCCAAAAATAAAATTGATGGATTAACACTCGATCAAATTAAAGCTATTTATGCTGGGGAAATAACAAATTGGTCACAAGTAGGTGGTAAAGATGAAGCCATTCGTGCATTCCAACGTCCTCAAGATAGTGGCTCACAAACGGCCCTGCAAAATTTAATGGGGGATAAGCCAATTATGGAGGCTCCAACGGAAAACATTGCACAAGGTATGGGGGGGATTATCGAGGAAGTGTCTAAATACCGCAATTATAATAATGCGATTGGCTATACATTCCGCTATTATTCGAATGAAATGGTCAAAAATGATGAAATAAAATTGCTTGAGGTAGATGGGATTGCACCAACTGTGGATATGATTCGCAGTGAAGCCTACCCGATAACAAATGAATTTTATATTGTCACAACGCAAAATAGTAATCCTCAAGTACAAAAAATTATTGATTGGGTCACATCATCGGAAGGGCAGCAACTGCTTGAACAGGCAGGCTATGTTCCAATCAATGCCACAAAAGGGCCATAA
- the tyrS gene encoding tyrosine--tRNA ligase, whose amino-acid sequence MTNELLQDLEWRGLLYQQTDAEGMEKLLNEQKVSLYVGVDPTADSMHIGHIVPLLTLRRFQQAGHSPILLVGGATGTVGDPSGRSEERQLQTMEQVEKNVQGLKKQMERLFDFSSGAENAAKLVNNNDWIGPLTLIDFLRDYGKLINVNYILNKDTVASRLDSGISFTEFAYTLIQGIDFNHLYDHHNVRIQVGGSDQWGNITTGLEMIRKTHDESAKAFGITIPLVTKADGTKFGKTAGGAVWLDGTKTSPYEFYQFWINTADADVVKYLKIFTFLSRAEIEALAESVETEAHLRKAQKALAAEMTKLIHGEEGLAQAERITAALFSGDLKALSVDEMKVAFAGVPSVEVSKEDKNIVDLIVDAGISSSKRQAREDVTNGAISVNGEKITDLEYVIDGKDRLEDAFAIIRRGKKKYHMVKFA is encoded by the coding sequence ATGACAAACGAATTATTACAAGATTTAGAATGGCGTGGTTTGTTATACCAGCAAACAGATGCAGAAGGTATGGAGAAGCTATTAAATGAACAAAAGGTATCATTATACGTAGGGGTTGACCCAACAGCTGACTCGATGCATATCGGACATATTGTGCCGCTTTTAACATTACGCCGTTTCCAACAAGCTGGCCACTCACCAATCTTATTAGTTGGGGGCGCAACAGGTACAGTAGGAGATCCATCAGGTCGCTCAGAAGAGCGCCAATTACAAACGATGGAGCAAGTAGAGAAAAACGTACAAGGCCTTAAAAAGCAGATGGAGCGTTTATTCGACTTCTCTTCTGGTGCTGAAAATGCTGCAAAATTAGTCAATAATAATGATTGGATTGGTCCACTTACATTAATCGATTTTTTACGCGATTACGGAAAACTAATCAATGTTAATTATATTTTAAATAAAGATACGGTAGCATCTCGCTTAGATTCAGGTATTTCATTTACTGAATTTGCGTACACATTAATTCAAGGGATCGACTTCAATCACTTATACGATCACCATAATGTTCGCATTCAAGTCGGTGGTTCGGACCAATGGGGTAACATCACGACTGGGTTAGAGATGATTCGTAAAACACATGATGAAAGCGCAAAAGCATTTGGTATTACAATTCCACTTGTTACAAAGGCAGATGGGACGAAATTCGGTAAAACAGCTGGTGGTGCCGTATGGTTAGATGGTACGAAAACATCCCCATATGAGTTCTACCAATTCTGGATTAACACAGCCGATGCAGATGTTGTAAAATACTTAAAAATCTTCACATTCTTAAGTCGCGCTGAAATCGAGGCGTTAGCAGAAAGCGTTGAAACAGAAGCACATTTACGTAAAGCACAAAAAGCTTTAGCTGCTGAAATGACAAAGCTAATTCACGGTGAAGAAGGTTTAGCACAAGCAGAGCGCATTACCGCTGCATTATTCTCTGGTGACTTAAAAGCATTATCAGTAGATGAAATGAAAGTAGCCTTCGCGGGTGTTCCTTCTGTAGAAGTGTCAAAAGAAGATAAGAATATCGTCGACTTAATCGTGGATGCAGGCATTTCTTCATCAAAGCGCCAAGCACGTGAAGATGTAACAAACGGTGCGATTAGTGTAAACGGCGAAAAGATTACGGATTTAGAATATGTCATTGACGGAAAAGACCGTTTAGAAGATGCATTTGCCATCATTCGTCGCGGTAAGAAAAAATACCATATGGTGAAATTCGCATAA